The following coding sequences lie in one Arachis ipaensis cultivar K30076 chromosome B05, Araip1.1, whole genome shotgun sequence genomic window:
- the LOC110271910 gene encoding protein MAIN-LIKE 1-like: MFDVISDGRMLRDFVTHILQPTRVISGIRRQQNMPLHDRIIPYLETAGLYHLARLNSQWFWVDEPLLSAFIERWRPETHTFHMPFGECTITLQDVAYQLGLPIDGEPVSGCLIEFENLMEHGRPAWVWFRELFGELPPQSKVKKMTVCYTWFHERFRVLPADASDETVCIYARAYILMLLSSQLFADKNANRVHLRWLPYLASLDELGRYSWGSAALVWLYRCLCRVTNRNVVNLARPLQLLQPWIFWRFPTLRPSGFDGFGFPLASRYGLLFSVRKLFNIMCYSLF; the protein is encoded by the coding sequence atgttTGATGTTATTAGTGATGGTCGTATGTTGAGGGATTTTGTTACCCACATTTTGCAGCCTACTAGGGTTATTAGCGGCATTAGGAGACAACAGAATATGCCCTTACATGACCGGATTATACCCTATCTGGAGACCGCCGGCTTGTATCATTTGGCTAGGCTGAACAGTCAGTGGTTCTGGGTTGATGAGCCTCTCCTTAGTGCATTTATTGAGCGATGGCGTCCTGAGACCCACACCTTCCATATGCCCTTTGGTGAGTGCACTATTACTTTGCAAGATGTGGCATATCAGCTGGGTTTGCCGATCGATGGTGAGCCCGTTAGTGGGTGCCTGATTGAGTTTGAGAATCTGATGGAGCACGGTAGACCAGCATGGGTGTGGTTCCGCGAGTTGTTCGGGGAGTTACCTCCGCAGAGTAAGGTAAAGAAGATGACAGTGTGCTACACATGGTTCCATGAGAGGTTTCGGGTTCTCCCAGCAGATGCTAGCGATGAGACCGTGTGTATATACGCTCGTGCCTATATTCTGATGCTGTTGTCCTCGCAGCTGTTTGCGGACAAGAATGCAAACCGGGTCCACCTTCGCTGGTTGCCTTATTTGGCATCGTTGGACGAGTTGGGCAGATATAGCTGGGGCTCGGCTGCACTGGTCTGGTTGTATAGATGTCTTTGTCGTGTGACAAACAGAAACGTTGTTAACTTGGCCAGGCCGCTACAGCTTCTACAGCCTTGGATTTTCTGGAGGTTTCCCACTCTGAGGCCCAGTGGGTTTGATGGATTCGGGTTTCCTCTTGCTTCCAGGTACGGTTTATTATTTTCAGTTCGTAAATTGTTCAACATCATGTGTTATTCTTTGTTTTGA